Proteins co-encoded in one Arthrobacter globiformis genomic window:
- the rpsN gene encoding 30S ribosomal protein S14: MAKKSKIARNEQRKVIVERYAAKRLELKKTLVDPNATDEAREAARLGLQKLPRNASPIRLRNRDIIDGRPRGTFQKFGISRVRFRDMAHRGELPGITKSSW, from the coding sequence ATGGCTAAGAAGTCCAAGATTGCTCGCAACGAGCAGCGCAAGGTCATCGTTGAGCGTTACGCTGCTAAGCGCCTCGAGCTGAAGAAGACCCTGGTTGACCCGAACGCGACTGACGAAGCACGCGAAGCTGCACGCCTCGGCCTGCAGAAGCTGCCCCGCAACGCCTCCCCGATCCGTCTGCGTAACCGCGACATCATCGACGGCCGTCCGCGCGGTACCTTCCAGAAGTTTGGTATCTCCCGTGTTCGCTTCCGCGACATGGCTCACCGCGGCGAGCTCCCGGGCATCACCAAGTCTTCCTGGTAA
- a CDS encoding FAD:protein FMN transferase → MGTVISLTVPADAHKAPQAAADELEAATAVVERLFTELDSIFSLYRPGSEASRLVRGELALPEASAEMRALYEEAAEWRLLTEGAFTPERPDGALDLSGIVKGHAIREAGMSLVALGMANWCLNAGGDVLVSGSPNPGTDVPWRAGIVDPADRRTLLAGFPLGGKTADGGTRAALATSGSAERGDHIWSVTAGAAEFRQVSVAAADVVTADVLATAIVAGGVPMLNRGTAMWDIEALAVGANGGLLATGGFRR, encoded by the coding sequence ATGGGGACCGTCATCAGCCTGACTGTCCCCGCGGACGCGCACAAAGCACCCCAGGCTGCGGCTGATGAGCTGGAAGCGGCGACCGCCGTCGTCGAACGCCTTTTCACTGAACTGGACAGCATCTTCAGCCTCTACCGCCCCGGTTCGGAGGCGAGCAGGCTGGTGCGCGGCGAACTCGCGCTGCCGGAGGCTTCCGCGGAAATGCGGGCGCTATATGAGGAGGCGGCCGAGTGGAGGCTCCTCACGGAGGGTGCGTTCACGCCGGAACGTCCGGACGGGGCGCTGGATCTCTCCGGAATCGTCAAGGGGCACGCCATCAGGGAAGCCGGCATGTCGCTGGTGGCGCTCGGGATGGCCAACTGGTGCCTAAACGCCGGCGGGGACGTGCTTGTCAGCGGCTCCCCCAATCCCGGCACCGATGTGCCCTGGCGGGCGGGGATTGTCGATCCGGCGGACCGGAGGACCCTGCTGGCCGGTTTCCCGCTGGGGGGAAAGACGGCCGACGGGGGGACCCGGGCGGCGCTGGCCACCTCCGGTTCCGCTGAACGCGGGGATCATATCTGGAGCGTCACGGCCGGAGCCGCGGAATTCCGGCAGGTCTCCGTGGCCGCAGCGGATGTGGTCACCGCCGATGTGCTGGCAACCGCGATCGTGGCCGGCGGGGTCCCCATGCTCAACCGCGGCACCGCCATGTGGGACATCGAGGCGCTGGCCGTAGGTGCAAATGGCGGGCTGCTGGCGACGGGTGGGTTCCGGCGGTAG
- a CDS encoding ABC transporter ATP-binding protein — protein sequence MAVLQARDLTLQYEQRRVVENLTAEIPEGRVTMIVGANACGKSTLLRGLSRLLKPAGGTVTLDGKDIHSRPARELARTLGLLPQHPTAPDGITVRDLVGRGRYPHQGLFRSWSEKDDAAVQRALEATETLELAGRNVDELSGGQRQRAWIAMALAQETDVLLLDEPTTYLDLAHQVEVLDLLTDLNRQRGTTVAIVLHDLNLAARYADHVIALKAGQIVAEGASSGVITEELVRNVFGLDSRVVPDPVSGTPLIIPLGRHHADPKVRTTTLEMAS from the coding sequence ATGGCTGTTCTGCAAGCCCGGGACCTCACGCTGCAGTACGAGCAGCGCCGGGTCGTGGAAAACCTCACGGCGGAGATCCCCGAGGGCAGGGTGACCATGATCGTGGGCGCCAACGCCTGCGGAAAATCAACGCTCCTGCGCGGCCTGTCCCGGCTCCTGAAACCTGCCGGCGGCACGGTCACCCTCGACGGCAAGGACATCCACTCGCGCCCGGCGCGCGAGCTGGCCCGCACGCTCGGCCTGCTGCCGCAGCATCCGACGGCGCCGGACGGCATTACCGTCCGTGACCTGGTGGGCCGCGGGCGGTACCCGCACCAGGGCCTCTTCCGCAGCTGGTCGGAGAAGGACGACGCCGCGGTGCAGCGCGCGCTGGAAGCCACCGAAACGCTGGAGCTCGCCGGGCGGAATGTCGATGAACTCTCCGGCGGACAGCGCCAGCGGGCGTGGATCGCCATGGCGCTCGCCCAGGAAACGGACGTGCTGCTGCTCGACGAGCCCACCACCTACCTTGACCTGGCGCACCAGGTTGAGGTGCTGGACCTGCTCACCGACCTCAACCGCCAGCGCGGCACCACCGTGGCGATCGTGCTGCACGACCTCAACCTCGCGGCGCGTTACGCCGACCATGTCATCGCCCTGAAGGCCGGTCAGATCGTGGCCGAGGGCGCATCTAGCGGCGTAATTACGGAGGAACTGGTCCGGAATGTCTTCGGACTGGACTCCCGGGTGGTCCCGGATCCGGTGTCCGGCACCCCGCTGATCATCCCCCTCGGCAGGCACCACGCCGACCCAAAAGTTCGGACCACGACCCTGGAGATGGCCTCATGA
- the rpmB gene encoding 50S ribosomal protein L28, translated as MAAHCQVTGAEPGFGHSISHSHRRNKRRFDPNIQKKRYWVPSLRRNVTLQVSAKGIKTIDVRGIDVVVADILARGVKL; from the coding sequence ATGGCAGCACACTGCCAGGTGACCGGAGCCGAGCCGGGCTTTGGACACAGCATTTCGCACTCGCACCGCCGCAACAAGCGCCGGTTCGACCCGAACATCCAGAAGAAGCGCTACTGGGTTCCGTCCCTGCGCCGCAATGTCACTCTGCAGGTCTCTGCAAAGGGCATCAAGACCATCGACGTACGCGGCATTGACGTTGTCGTCGCCGACATCCTGGCACGAGGAGTGAAGCTCTAG
- a CDS encoding FecCD family ABC transporter permease: MTPSTTPAPAAQRERTLGAPVAAAVGPQVSVRAQPPRRVSGPRTAWLLGAVVVLVVVCCASLAVGARGLSLDTVWQALAQFDPADGDHAVVHARIPRTVLGLLAGAALGMAGAAMQGVARNPLADPGIIGVNAGAALAVVTGIYVFGISSLTGYIWFAFIGAAAAAVVVYLIASMGRDGATPVKLALAGAAMSAGLFSLMNVILVSSQDTWDRFRFWQVGGIAGRDWSMVLPGLPFLIVGALIVLLAGRVLNSLALGDDVARGLGQNVGLARAVTALGIVLLCGSATALAGPIGFVGLVVPHAVRSLTGPDYRWILPFSAVLAPALLLVSDVVGRVILLPGEVPAGIMTALIGAPVFVWLVRRGKGAGL, from the coding sequence ATGACTCCGAGCACGACGCCGGCCCCCGCCGCCCAGCGCGAACGTACACTTGGGGCCCCTGTGGCCGCAGCAGTAGGGCCGCAAGTGTCCGTTCGCGCCCAGCCTCCTCGCAGGGTCTCCGGGCCGCGCACCGCATGGCTGCTGGGCGCCGTCGTCGTGCTGGTTGTTGTCTGTTGCGCCTCACTTGCCGTCGGCGCACGGGGCCTGTCCCTCGACACCGTGTGGCAGGCCCTGGCCCAGTTCGACCCGGCGGACGGCGACCACGCCGTGGTGCACGCCCGGATCCCGCGGACCGTCCTGGGTCTGCTCGCCGGTGCGGCGCTGGGCATGGCCGGTGCCGCCATGCAGGGCGTGGCACGCAACCCGCTGGCAGACCCGGGCATCATCGGCGTCAACGCCGGCGCCGCCCTGGCCGTGGTCACCGGAATCTACGTCTTCGGCATCTCCTCGCTGACCGGCTACATCTGGTTCGCCTTCATCGGCGCGGCGGCTGCCGCCGTCGTTGTGTACCTCATTGCCTCCATGGGCCGGGATGGCGCGACGCCGGTCAAGCTCGCCCTGGCGGGCGCCGCCATGAGCGCGGGGCTGTTCTCCCTAATGAACGTCATCCTGGTCTCCAGCCAGGACACCTGGGACCGCTTCCGGTTCTGGCAGGTGGGCGGCATCGCGGGCCGCGACTGGTCCATGGTGCTGCCCGGCCTGCCGTTCCTCATCGTGGGGGCACTGATCGTGCTCCTGGCCGGAAGGGTCCTCAACAGCCTGGCGCTCGGCGACGACGTCGCCCGCGGCCTGGGCCAGAACGTCGGCCTGGCGCGGGCGGTCACCGCGCTGGGCATAGTCCTGCTGTGCGGGTCGGCGACGGCGCTCGCCGGCCCCATAGGGTTCGTGGGCCTCGTTGTCCCGCACGCCGTCCGCTCCCTGACCGGTCCCGACTACCGCTGGATCCTGCCGTTTTCCGCCGTGCTCGCACCCGCGCTGCTGCTCGTGTCCGACGTCGTGGGCCGCGTGATCCTGCTTCCCGGCGAGGTCCCGGCCGGCATCATGACCGCCCTGATCGGCGCGCCGGTCTTCGTCTGGCTGGTCCGCCGCGGCAAGGGGGCAGGCCTGTGA
- a CDS encoding FecCD family ABC transporter permease — MRERADNALQTPETGHYLPVRASNRTVLNRRLLNRTAVLAAGVVLLLAASILLGSYTVTIPDFFKILTAHFTGGEKIPGASFIVMEAKLPRAVIGTLIGLAFGLSGALFQTMLRNPLASPDVIGISYGASAAAVLAIVVFGASGAAVSGAALGGAMAVAALIYGISRSGSLGLGSGSRGNAAGSRLILAGVGIAAALHAMVSFLMTRADIRTAAEALIWINGSLNSASWDRAGVLALTLMVLVPVAALLAAPLRILELGDDAAAGLGVRVGVTRLGLVLTAVALAAVATAAAGPVAFVAFLAGPIARRFTGRSSLPASALVGALIVLVADYFAANIAPLLLDGTVLPVGVVTGALGAPFLLWLLVTSNRKDA; from the coding sequence ATGCGCGAACGGGCAGATAATGCCCTCCAAACCCCGGAAACAGGGCATTATCTGCCCGTTCGCGCTTCGAACCGGACGGTGCTAAACCGCCGCCTGCTGAACCGGACGGCGGTACTGGCCGCCGGCGTCGTGCTTCTGTTGGCCGCCAGTATCCTGCTGGGCAGCTACACGGTGACCATCCCCGACTTCTTCAAAATCCTCACTGCCCACTTCACCGGCGGCGAGAAGATCCCCGGCGCCAGCTTCATCGTGATGGAAGCCAAGCTGCCGCGGGCGGTCATCGGCACACTGATCGGCCTGGCCTTCGGGCTCTCGGGCGCGCTGTTCCAGACCATGCTCCGCAATCCGCTGGCCAGCCCGGACGTGATCGGCATCAGCTACGGCGCCAGCGCGGCCGCGGTGCTGGCCATCGTGGTTTTCGGCGCCTCCGGTGCTGCGGTGTCCGGCGCTGCTCTCGGCGGTGCTATGGCCGTGGCGGCACTGATCTACGGCATTTCCCGCAGCGGATCCCTGGGCCTCGGCAGCGGCAGCCGCGGGAATGCCGCCGGTAGCCGCCTCATCCTCGCCGGCGTCGGTATTGCCGCCGCGCTGCACGCCATGGTCAGTTTCCTCATGACCCGGGCGGACATCCGCACCGCCGCGGAGGCGCTGATCTGGATCAACGGCTCGCTCAACTCCGCCAGCTGGGACCGTGCGGGCGTGCTGGCCCTGACCCTCATGGTCCTGGTTCCGGTTGCGGCCCTGCTTGCCGCGCCGCTGCGCATCCTCGAATTGGGGGACGACGCCGCAGCGGGACTCGGTGTCCGTGTGGGTGTCACCCGGCTGGGTCTGGTGCTCACCGCCGTCGCGCTGGCCGCAGTGGCGACGGCAGCTGCCGGGCCGGTGGCGTTCGTCGCCTTCCTGGCCGGCCCCATCGCGCGCCGCTTCACCGGGCGCTCCAGCCTCCCTGCGTCGGCCCTGGTGGGCGCCCTGATCGTCCTGGTGGCGGACTACTTCGCCGCCAATATCGCCCCGCTGCTGCTGGACGGCACCGTCCTGCCCGTCGGCGTCGTCACCGGCGCCCTCGGTGCCCCGTTCCTGCTGTGGCTCCTGGTCACGTCCAACCGAAAGGATGCCTGA
- a CDS encoding YciI family protein gives MYVVSLTYKVAQEIVDQHLDAHVDWLKGAFDEGVFIAAGRKVPRTGGVLLSKADRPTLDGSLAKDPFNVHGIADFDVMEFAANRTAPGFENLLD, from the coding sequence ATGTACGTAGTTTCCCTGACCTACAAAGTTGCCCAAGAGATCGTGGACCAGCACCTGGATGCCCACGTGGACTGGCTGAAGGGTGCCTTTGACGAAGGCGTCTTCATCGCCGCCGGGCGCAAGGTTCCGCGCACGGGAGGCGTGCTTCTCTCCAAGGCCGACCGTCCCACACTCGACGGGTCCTTGGCCAAGGACCCGTTCAACGTGCACGGCATAGCCGACTTCGACGTCATGGAGTTCGCCGCAAACCGCACTGCGCCGGGGTTCGAGAACCTGCTGGACTAG
- a CDS encoding FMN-binding protein → MRIRAAVSAALASAGILLVGWQSGVHVADTRSAVAAAATGNQASEAGTTDNSGTGSSTSSGTTGSLGATGASGAAGAAGAAGAAAKAGGTYDGDAVQTRFGTVQVQITVKAGQITDVTALKLTDAEGRSVQISNYAAPILRSEVLQAQSANVQTVGGATVTSDAYLTSLQAALDAANL, encoded by the coding sequence GTGAGAATCAGAGCTGCAGTTTCAGCCGCCTTGGCTTCGGCCGGCATCCTCCTGGTCGGCTGGCAATCAGGTGTCCATGTGGCCGATACACGCAGCGCGGTTGCGGCCGCAGCAACGGGAAATCAGGCTTCGGAGGCGGGAACCACGGACAACAGCGGCACCGGATCATCAACATCGTCCGGGACGACAGGCAGCTTGGGAGCGACGGGCGCATCCGGCGCGGCGGGAGCCGCTGGCGCCGCCGGTGCGGCGGCCAAGGCCGGCGGCACTTACGACGGCGATGCGGTCCAGACCCGATTCGGCACCGTGCAGGTCCAGATCACCGTAAAGGCCGGGCAGATCACCGACGTCACGGCGCTGAAACTCACCGACGCCGAGGGCCGGTCCGTGCAGATCAGCAATTACGCCGCCCCCATTCTTCGCAGCGAAGTGCTCCAAGCACAGTCCGCCAACGTTCAGACCGTGGGTGGCGCGACCGTGACCAGCGACGCCTACCTCACCTCCCTCCAGGCGGCCCTTGATGCAGCAAACCTCTGA
- a CDS encoding ferredoxin reductase family protein produces the protein MNTQLLPSPGTGTPTRPAHGPAPVRETGRFAGQHRRRLLRADALAVTAWSSLAASVALWLADGGLAASSSPAGMITALGIVAGLAGMDLVLLMLLLAARIPFIDSAVGHDRALEFHRKLGKPSLYLLLAHGLLIAVGYGMAEGLDPVSEAAALWVLVPDMWLAFISLALFIAVVVTSLVAVRRRFPYEFWYAVHLLTYAAVLASLPHQFSVGGLFAVGTWQRWYWLAICIATGAALLYYRIIQPVRATFRHQLTVERVTSVAPGVVNIEMSGLQLGSLAGNGGRFFIWRFLAPGLWWHPHPFSLSAEPMRTGPDGHGRVRITVRDLGRGSAQLLRLRRGTKVAVEGPYGLFSSAARSKDRVVMIGAGIGITPLRALLENTPFAPGQATVLLRGHSNQELYLGEEILELCRQRGATLFHLTGGRDPGSPDSWLPAAEHRAGYSLEDYVPEIAHADVYVCGPSRWAGSVLKAARAAGVHEDQLHHERFDW, from the coding sequence ATGAACACACAGCTCTTGCCCTCCCCCGGGACCGGCACCCCGACGCGTCCGGCCCACGGGCCTGCTCCGGTTCGGGAGACCGGCCGCTTCGCCGGCCAGCACCGGCGCAGGCTCCTCCGCGCCGATGCCCTGGCCGTGACGGCCTGGTCCTCGTTGGCCGCTTCGGTTGCGCTTTGGCTTGCCGACGGCGGCCTGGCGGCGTCGTCCTCGCCGGCCGGAATGATCACGGCGCTGGGCATTGTTGCCGGCCTTGCCGGCATGGACCTCGTGCTGCTCATGCTGCTGCTGGCCGCCAGGATCCCGTTCATCGACAGCGCGGTGGGGCATGACCGGGCGCTGGAGTTTCACCGGAAGCTGGGGAAACCCTCGCTGTACCTGCTGCTGGCCCACGGCCTCCTCATCGCGGTGGGCTACGGCATGGCAGAAGGGCTCGACCCGGTCAGCGAAGCTGCGGCGCTCTGGGTGCTGGTGCCCGACATGTGGCTCGCGTTCATCTCCCTGGCACTCTTCATCGCGGTTGTTGTCACGTCCCTGGTGGCGGTCCGCCGGCGCTTCCCGTACGAATTCTGGTACGCCGTGCACCTGCTCACCTATGCTGCGGTGCTCGCCTCGCTGCCGCATCAGTTCAGCGTGGGCGGGCTGTTCGCCGTGGGCACCTGGCAGCGCTGGTACTGGCTGGCCATCTGCATCGCCACAGGGGCCGCCCTGCTGTACTACCGGATCATCCAGCCTGTGCGGGCAACCTTCAGGCATCAACTCACAGTTGAGCGCGTCACCTCTGTGGCCCCAGGGGTGGTCAACATCGAAATGAGCGGCCTGCAGCTAGGTTCGCTGGCCGGCAACGGCGGGCGGTTCTTCATCTGGCGCTTCCTCGCCCCGGGGCTGTGGTGGCATCCGCATCCGTTCAGCCTGTCTGCGGAGCCGATGCGGACCGGGCCTGATGGGCACGGGAGAGTGCGGATCACGGTTCGTGATCTCGGCCGGGGATCGGCGCAACTGCTGAGGCTGCGGCGCGGAACGAAGGTCGCCGTAGAAGGGCCGTACGGACTCTTCAGTTCAGCCGCGCGCAGCAAGGACCGTGTGGTGATGATCGGCGCCGGCATCGGTATTACGCCGTTGCGGGCCCTCCTGGAGAACACCCCTTTCGCCCCCGGCCAGGCGACGGTTCTGCTCCGCGGGCACAGCAACCAGGAGCTCTACCTGGGCGAGGAAATTCTCGAACTGTGCCGGCAGCGCGGCGCCACCCTGTTCCACCTGACCGGCGGACGGGACCCCGGCTCACCTGACAGCTGGCTTCCGGCCGCCGAGCACCGCGCCGGGTACTCGCTGGAGGACTACGTTCCGGAAATCGCCCACGCCGACGTCTATGTATGCGGGCCCTCACGGTGGGCGGGCAGCGTCCTGAAGGCTGCCCGCGCCGCTGGCGTCCATGAAGATCAGCTCCATCACGAAAGGTTCGACTGGTGA
- a CDS encoding MarR family winged helix-turn-helix transcriptional regulator, which produces MTEPRWLNANERRAWLALLSINTMLPASLDTQLHAAGKVSLFDYNVLAMLSEADGRFLPMSELAARTSASLSRLSHVVTKLQNRGWVERRPHPGDARVTTAHLTEEGMSTIVELAPGHVESVRSLFLDALTERDVADLARIGEKIVARLDGNHWILRERQQ; this is translated from the coding sequence ATGACCGAACCGCGCTGGCTCAACGCCAATGAACGCCGGGCATGGCTTGCCCTGCTGAGCATCAACACCATGCTGCCCGCGTCGCTTGATACCCAGCTGCATGCCGCCGGCAAGGTGTCGCTGTTCGACTACAACGTGCTGGCGATGCTCTCCGAGGCCGACGGGCGCTTCCTGCCGATGAGCGAGCTGGCGGCACGGACCAGCGCCTCCCTGTCCCGGCTCTCCCATGTGGTCACCAAGCTCCAGAACCGCGGCTGGGTGGAACGCCGGCCACATCCCGGCGATGCCCGCGTCACCACCGCACACCTCACCGAAGAGGGCATGTCCACCATCGTGGAGCTGGCGCCCGGCCACGTCGAATCCGTGCGCTCGCTGTTTCTCGATGCCCTGACAGAGCGTGATGTTGCGGACCTCGCCCGCATCGGCGAAAAGATTGTGGCCCGCCTGGACGGCAATCACTGGATTCTCCGCGAGCGGCAGCAGTAG
- the rpmG gene encoding 50S ribosomal protein L33 — protein MAKDKDVRPIIKLKSTAGTGYTYVTRKNRRNDPDRLVLKKYDPKIRQHVEFREER, from the coding sequence GTGGCAAAGGACAAGGACGTACGTCCGATCATCAAGCTCAAGTCGACCGCGGGCACGGGTTACACCTACGTAACCCGCAAGAACCGTCGTAACGATCCGGACCGCCTGGTCCTGAAGAAGTACGACCCCAAGATCCGCCAGCACGTCGAATTCCGAGAGGAGCGCTAA
- a CDS encoding siderophore-interacting protein: MNAVQDSSARTSIAGRPGLATEPMTLAFDVTVSAMQELSPNFRRVTFGGYSLRNFGVHGDSLDLRIKLMIPSLAPDGSRLPLPVFRMEESGWYQEWLAMDPATRGCMRTYTVRQARLDAVYPEIDVDFVMHFDADGNGGPAANWALTAKPGDALTLIGPNNRAAHCVTAETYSGIEWRPGLAGRVLLAGDETAVPAISAVLESLPDYMTGHAFLEVPEAGDFLDLETAADVEITWLARGASIGRSRPHGELLQEAVRAAVPVPGWVGIKSAEAAGPEPDDVNVDQEILWETPARLDTAAVSATKNPDKPAGALPFYAWIAGEAGVIKDMRRYLVRDVGIDRKQVAFMGYWRQGKAEL; this comes from the coding sequence ATGAACGCAGTACAGGACAGTTCAGCCCGCACCTCCATCGCGGGCCGTCCCGGCCTAGCCACCGAGCCGATGACCCTGGCGTTTGATGTCACCGTCTCGGCCATGCAGGAGCTGAGCCCGAACTTCCGGCGCGTGACGTTCGGCGGCTACTCGCTGCGCAACTTCGGTGTCCACGGGGACAGCCTGGACCTGCGCATCAAACTCATGATCCCGTCGTTGGCGCCGGACGGCAGCCGGCTTCCGCTGCCGGTGTTCCGGATGGAGGAGAGCGGCTGGTACCAGGAGTGGCTGGCCATGGATCCGGCCACCCGCGGCTGCATGCGGACCTATACCGTCCGGCAGGCCAGGCTGGACGCCGTGTACCCGGAGATCGACGTCGACTTCGTGATGCATTTCGACGCCGACGGCAACGGCGGTCCCGCGGCGAACTGGGCGCTGACGGCCAAGCCGGGCGACGCCCTCACCCTGATCGGGCCGAACAACCGGGCGGCGCACTGCGTCACCGCGGAAACGTATTCGGGCATCGAATGGCGGCCGGGCCTAGCCGGGCGTGTGCTTCTGGCCGGCGATGAGACGGCTGTCCCCGCGATCAGCGCCGTACTCGAAAGCCTGCCGGACTACATGACCGGGCACGCGTTCCTGGAGGTTCCGGAGGCCGGTGACTTCCTGGACCTGGAGACGGCGGCCGACGTCGAAATCACCTGGCTGGCACGCGGCGCCTCGATCGGCAGGTCCCGGCCGCACGGCGAACTCCTTCAGGAAGCGGTCAGGGCGGCCGTCCCCGTGCCGGGCTGGGTGGGCATCAAGTCTGCCGAAGCCGCCGGCCCGGAGCCCGACGACGTGAACGTTGACCAGGAAATCCTCTGGGAAACCCCTGCCCGCCTCGATACCGCCGCGGTCAGCGCCACGAAGAACCCCGACAAGCCCGCGGGTGCCCTGCCGTTCTACGCGTGGATCGCCGGCGAGGCGGGTGTCATCAAGGACATGCGGCGCTACCTGGTCCGCGACGTCGGGATCGACCGGAAGCAGGTGGCTTTCATGGGCTACTGGCGGCAGGGAAAGGCCGAGCTCTGA
- a CDS encoding SGNH/GDSL hydrolase family protein has translation MSVSPLLPDRGRRRVFVALGDSFTEGVGDRSSRMPNGVRGWADRVAEKLAKAEPGWHYANLAIRSKRLRHIVDEQLEQALAMEPTLITLYAGGNDILDFGTDINVLMAQYEALVARLAATGATLVLFTGFDVKVSAVLEPLKKRNAVYNQRVRELAAKYGAVLVDYWCFEAFHDSRMWDADRLHMSKAGHKYLAAQVLDHLGVPHKISLKEWEPPARMTLRDWERRQRRWVNDWVFPLFGRKLRGVTLGDNLSPRWPRPVKVPRKGGLKKLVDQ, from the coding sequence GTGAGTGTCTCTCCATTGCTTCCGGACCGTGGCCGGCGGCGGGTGTTCGTTGCCCTAGGGGATTCCTTCACCGAAGGCGTGGGCGACCGGAGTTCCCGGATGCCGAACGGCGTGCGCGGCTGGGCGGACCGCGTGGCGGAGAAGCTGGCGAAGGCAGAACCCGGCTGGCATTACGCCAACCTGGCGATCAGGAGCAAGCGGCTGCGCCACATCGTGGATGAGCAGCTGGAGCAGGCGCTGGCCATGGAGCCCACGCTCATCACCCTCTATGCCGGCGGCAACGACATCCTGGACTTCGGAACGGACATCAATGTCCTTATGGCGCAGTACGAAGCCCTCGTCGCCAGGCTGGCTGCGACCGGCGCCACTCTGGTTCTGTTCACTGGTTTCGACGTCAAAGTGTCCGCCGTGCTGGAGCCCTTGAAGAAGCGGAACGCCGTGTACAACCAGCGGGTGCGTGAACTTGCAGCCAAATACGGGGCCGTCCTGGTGGACTACTGGTGCTTTGAGGCCTTCCATGACAGCCGGATGTGGGATGCGGATCGGCTGCACATGTCCAAGGCAGGCCACAAATACCTGGCGGCGCAGGTCCTCGACCACCTGGGCGTGCCGCACAAGATCAGCCTCAAGGAGTGGGAGCCCCCGGCCAGGATGACCCTCCGCGACTGGGAACGGCGGCAGCGGCGCTGGGTGAACGACTGGGTGTTTCCCCTTTTCGGAAGGAAGCTCCGCGGCGTCACGCTGGGTGACAACCTCAGCCCGCGATGGCCCCGGCCTGTGAAAGTTCCGCGCAAAGGCGGCCTGAAGAAGCTGGTGGACCAGTAG
- a CDS encoding SGNH/GDSL hydrolase family protein translates to MDFTARYVALGDSFTEGVGDDDPTRPNGVRGWADRVAEQLAAADPCFGYANLAIRGRKLRQILDEQVDAAIALNPTLVTLYAGANDILRPKIDIDDLLADYEKAVGKLAAAGATVVLFTGFDARGSKVFGTMRGRTAIYNELVRGIAGDHGALLVDYWRFNEYYDWGMWAKDRMHMSAAGHANMAKRVLTVLEHEHSIEVPPMTPVPELSKAEALRANARWVREFAAPWVVRRVTGKSSGDNLRPRYAQLSRL, encoded by the coding sequence ATGGATTTCACGGCCCGCTACGTCGCCCTCGGAGATTCCTTCACAGAGGGCGTGGGCGACGACGACCCGACGCGGCCCAACGGGGTCCGCGGCTGGGCTGACCGGGTGGCGGAGCAGCTGGCCGCGGCTGACCCCTGCTTCGGCTACGCCAACCTCGCCATCCGCGGCCGCAAGCTGCGGCAGATCCTGGACGAGCAGGTGGACGCCGCCATCGCGCTCAATCCCACGCTGGTGACCCTCTACGCGGGCGCCAACGACATTCTCCGGCCCAAGATCGACATCGACGACCTGCTCGCGGACTACGAAAAAGCCGTGGGGAAGCTCGCGGCCGCGGGCGCCACCGTGGTGCTGTTCACGGGCTTCGACGCGCGGGGCTCGAAGGTCTTCGGCACCATGAGGGGGCGTACGGCCATCTACAACGAACTGGTGCGTGGCATCGCCGGGGACCACGGAGCCCTGCTGGTGGACTACTGGCGCTTCAACGAATACTACGACTGGGGCATGTGGGCGAAGGACCGGATGCACATGTCCGCCGCCGGCCACGCCAACATGGCCAAGCGCGTCCTGACGGTCCTCGAACACGAGCACTCCATCGAGGTTCCGCCGATGACCCCCGTCCCGGAGCTCAGCAAGGCGGAGGCGCTAAGGGCTAACGCCCGCTGGGTCCGGGAATTTGCCGCGCCGTGGGTGGTCCGGCGGGTCACGGGCAAGTCCTCCGGCGACAACCTCCGGCCCAGGTACGCCCAGCTCTCCCGGCTCTAG